In Doryrhamphus excisus isolate RoL2022-K1 chromosome 21, RoL_Dexc_1.0, whole genome shotgun sequence, a single genomic region encodes these proteins:
- the LOC131108924 gene encoding enhancer of polycomb homolog 1-like isoform X1 produces MSKLSFRARALDASKPLPVFRCEDLPDLHEYASINRAVPQMPTGMEKEEESEHHLQRAISAQQVYGEKRDNMVIPVPEAECNITHYESLYPGDFNMPKQLIHIQPFSLDTEQPDYDLDSGDETFVNKLKKKMEITALQFEGMIDRLEKGSGQQFVSLQEAKLLLKEDDELIKEVFDYWSRKRKVCKGGTFLPVVKQEKRDGSSTSDPYVAFRRRTEKMQTRKNRKNDEASYEKMLKLRRDLSRAVTILEMIKRREKSKRELLHLTLEIVEKRNTMPDFGSEVMAEALAQQALVKPIYTIPIIPSANQYRHQDHLDMDYKKQDKTEVVRTKRKYEKKPKIPPMSAPHHTGPSVFNLKDLNQYDFPSSDEEPFSQINSGSSEAEEENDPDGCYAFRRKAGCHYYASNPGQSGSWPWVSPLEGGLGHPSFRYCLTSLSAPPRCIGLARRRLGRGGRFLLDRAHADLCQNLDSDPKPESLTSSLPSSPLRNSSTSETNTSDLIGSSRPVSSVSSASQHPLSSSSSSPAMATDLGRILLNIKSCRWRHFRPRTLSRHLLLGGDSPPKGCGDFSRTVTGLTRTLSGGSCLQNRTCAPVNLLTVEQYQQHQEQLAVMQKQQLEQSQQQQQQQPPPQPPQQPPPQHANNSMSAANPLILVSKTLDQASAQFAASALVTADQLLAFKSKEELVLASGVNGVLGNAAVFKGLHLSNATTPPVTPAFLQTSPQLAAPPPANAVPAVSLSSVPALGLLGCNAATPASTQVLIGNNICLSVPSAPALAGRHLPRTLAGVPPSALKLSTGTNLQKPKVSATPPMDMNSRDNHEEDKPSLSSITDNTVAMEVT; encoded by the exons atgagtaaattgtcGTTTCGGGCGCGGGCGCTGGATGCTAGCAAGCCCTTGCCCGTCTTCCGCTGCGAGGATCTACCGGACCTACACGAATATGCTTCTATCAACCGGGCGGTGCCGCAGATGCCCACCGGGatggaaaaggaggaggaatcG GAGCACCATCTCCAGCGGGCCATCTCGGCGCAGCAGGTCTACGGCGAGAAGCGGGACAACATGGTCATCCCCGTGCCGGAGGCCGAATGCAACATCACGCACTACGAGTCCCTGTACCCGGGGGATTTCAATATGCCAAAGCAGCTTATTCACATACAGC CTTTCAGTCTGGACACAGAGCAGCCAGACTACGACCTAGATTCAGGGGACGAGACTTTTGTGAATAAgctgaaaaagaaaatggaaaTCACGGCGCTGCAGTTTGAGGGGATGATAGACCGCCTGGAGAAAGGCAGCGGGCAGCAG TTCGTCAGTCTCCAGGAGGCCAAACTGCTGCTGAAGGAGGACGACGAGCTCATCAAGGAGGTGTTTGACTACTGGAGCCGGAAGAGGAAGGTGTGCAAGGGCGGCACCTTCCTCCCTGTCGTCAAGCAGGAGAAGCGGGACGGCTCCAGCACCAGCGACCCATACGTGGCCTTTCGCAGACGGACGGAGAAGATGCAGACCAGGAAG AACCGCAAGAATGACGAGGCTTCGTACGAGAAGATGCTGAAGCTTCGCCGGGACCTCAGTCGAGCTGTCACCATCCTGGAGATGATCAAGAGGAGGGAGAAAAGCAAGAGAGAACTGCTGCACCTCACCCTGGAGATTGTAGAGAAGCG AAACACAATGCCCGACTTTGGCAGCGAGGTGATGGCAGAGGCGCTTGCCCAGCAGGCTCTGGTGAAGCCCATCTACACCATCCCCATCATTCCCAGTGCCAACCAGTACCGACACCAGGACCACTTGGACATGGACTACAAGAAG CAGGACAAGACGGAGGTGGTGCGAACCAAAAGGAAATACGAAAAGAAGCCCAAGATCCCCCCTATGTCTGCGCCCCATCACACGGGACCTTCTGTGTTTAATCTCAAGGACCTCAACCAGTATGACTTCCCCAGCTCTGACGAAGAACCCTTCTCCCAG ATTAATTCAGGTTCCTCCGAGGCAGAGGAAGAGAACGATCCAGATGGCTGCTATGCGTTCAGGAGGAAAGCCGGCTGTCATTACTACGCC TCCAATCCTGGCCAGAGTGGCAGCTGGCCGTGGGTAAGTCCGCTGGAGGGCGGGCTGGGTCACCCAAGCTTCCGCTACTGTCTGACCTCGCTTAGCGCGCCGCCACGCTGCATCGGTCTGGCTCGACGGCGCTTGGGCCGAGGTGGCAG ATTCTTGTTGGACCGAGCGCATGCGGACCTCTGCCAGAACCTGGACTCCGACCCAAAACCAGAATCGCTCACCTCGTCACTTCCAAGCTCTCCACTCCGCAACTCCAGTACCTCAGAAACCAATACCTCGGACCTGATCGGCTCTTCCCGACCCGTCTCCTCCGTCTCCTCAGCATCACAACATCCGCTgtcgtcatcgtcatcgtcacCCGCCATGGCCACGGACCTTGGCCGCATTCTTTTGAACATTAAATCTTGCCGCTGGAGGCATTTCAGACCGCGGACGCTATCCCGCCACCTTTTGCTTGGAGGAGACTCCCCTCCTAAAGGTTGTGGAGATTTCAGTCGGACGGTGACGGGACTTACTCGGACACTGTCTGGGGGATCCTGCCTGCAGAACCGCACTTGCGCTCCTGTCAACT TGTTGACGGTGGAGCAGTACCAGCAGCACCAAGAACAGTTGGCTGTCATGCAGAAGCAGCAGTTGGAGCAGagccaacagcagcagcagcaacagccgCCACCACAACCGCCGCAGCAGCCGCCGCCGCAACACGCCAACAACTCCATGAGCGCCGCCAACCCGCTG ATCCTGGTGTCCAAGACGTTGGACCAGGCCAGCGCCCAGTTCGCCGCCTCAGCTCTTGTCACCGCTGACCAGCTGCTGGCATTCAAGTCCAAAGAGGAGCTGGTGTTGGCGAGCGGCGTCAACGGTGTCCTGGGGAACGCAG CGGTCTTCAAAGGTCTGCACTTGTCCAATGCCACCACCCCGCCCGTCACCCCCGCTTTCCTCCAGACCTCCCCCCAGCTGGCCGCCCCTCCACCCGCCAACGCCGTCCCCGCCGTCTCACTCTCCTCCGTCCCGGCACTCGGCCTCCTCGGGTGCAACGCCGCCACCCCCGCCTCCACTCAGGTCCTCATCGGGAACAACATCTGTCTGAGCGTCCCCTCGGCCCCCGCCCTGGCCGGGCGCCACCTGCCCCGCACCCTGGCCGGGGTGCCGCCCTCTGCCTTAAAACTGTCCACCGGCACCAACCTGCAGAAGCCCAAAGTGTCCGCAACGCCGCCCATGGACATGAACTCCAG GGACAACCACGAGGAGGACAAGCCGTCCCTGAGCAGTATAACAGACAAcacggtggccatggaagtgACGTAG
- the LOC131108924 gene encoding enhancer of polycomb homolog 1-like isoform X2, producing the protein MSKLSFRARALDASKPLPVFRCEDLPDLHEYASINRAVPQMPTGMEKEEESEHHLQRAISAQQVYGEKRDNMVIPVPEAECNITHYESLYPGDFNMPKQLIHIQPFSLDTEQPDYDLDSGDETFVNKLKKKMEITALQFEGMIDRLEKGSGQQFVSLQEAKLLLKEDDELIKEVFDYWSRKRKVCKGGTFLPVVKQEKRDGSSTSDPYVAFRRRTEKMQTRKNRKNDEASYEKMLKLRRDLSRAVTILEMIKRREKSKRELLHLTLEIVEKRNTMPDFGSEVMAEALAQQALVKPIYTIPIIPSANQYRHQDHLDMDYKKDKTEVVRTKRKYEKKPKIPPMSAPHHTGPSVFNLKDLNQYDFPSSDEEPFSQINSGSSEAEEENDPDGCYAFRRKAGCHYYASNPGQSGSWPWVSPLEGGLGHPSFRYCLTSLSAPPRCIGLARRRLGRGGRFLLDRAHADLCQNLDSDPKPESLTSSLPSSPLRNSSTSETNTSDLIGSSRPVSSVSSASQHPLSSSSSSPAMATDLGRILLNIKSCRWRHFRPRTLSRHLLLGGDSPPKGCGDFSRTVTGLTRTLSGGSCLQNRTCAPVNLLTVEQYQQHQEQLAVMQKQQLEQSQQQQQQQPPPQPPQQPPPQHANNSMSAANPLILVSKTLDQASAQFAASALVTADQLLAFKSKEELVLASGVNGVLGNAAVFKGLHLSNATTPPVTPAFLQTSPQLAAPPPANAVPAVSLSSVPALGLLGCNAATPASTQVLIGNNICLSVPSAPALAGRHLPRTLAGVPPSALKLSTGTNLQKPKVSATPPMDMNSRDNHEEDKPSLSSITDNTVAMEVT; encoded by the exons atgagtaaattgtcGTTTCGGGCGCGGGCGCTGGATGCTAGCAAGCCCTTGCCCGTCTTCCGCTGCGAGGATCTACCGGACCTACACGAATATGCTTCTATCAACCGGGCGGTGCCGCAGATGCCCACCGGGatggaaaaggaggaggaatcG GAGCACCATCTCCAGCGGGCCATCTCGGCGCAGCAGGTCTACGGCGAGAAGCGGGACAACATGGTCATCCCCGTGCCGGAGGCCGAATGCAACATCACGCACTACGAGTCCCTGTACCCGGGGGATTTCAATATGCCAAAGCAGCTTATTCACATACAGC CTTTCAGTCTGGACACAGAGCAGCCAGACTACGACCTAGATTCAGGGGACGAGACTTTTGTGAATAAgctgaaaaagaaaatggaaaTCACGGCGCTGCAGTTTGAGGGGATGATAGACCGCCTGGAGAAAGGCAGCGGGCAGCAG TTCGTCAGTCTCCAGGAGGCCAAACTGCTGCTGAAGGAGGACGACGAGCTCATCAAGGAGGTGTTTGACTACTGGAGCCGGAAGAGGAAGGTGTGCAAGGGCGGCACCTTCCTCCCTGTCGTCAAGCAGGAGAAGCGGGACGGCTCCAGCACCAGCGACCCATACGTGGCCTTTCGCAGACGGACGGAGAAGATGCAGACCAGGAAG AACCGCAAGAATGACGAGGCTTCGTACGAGAAGATGCTGAAGCTTCGCCGGGACCTCAGTCGAGCTGTCACCATCCTGGAGATGATCAAGAGGAGGGAGAAAAGCAAGAGAGAACTGCTGCACCTCACCCTGGAGATTGTAGAGAAGCG AAACACAATGCCCGACTTTGGCAGCGAGGTGATGGCAGAGGCGCTTGCCCAGCAGGCTCTGGTGAAGCCCATCTACACCATCCCCATCATTCCCAGTGCCAACCAGTACCGACACCAGGACCACTTGGACATGGACTACAAGAAG GACAAGACGGAGGTGGTGCGAACCAAAAGGAAATACGAAAAGAAGCCCAAGATCCCCCCTATGTCTGCGCCCCATCACACGGGACCTTCTGTGTTTAATCTCAAGGACCTCAACCAGTATGACTTCCCCAGCTCTGACGAAGAACCCTTCTCCCAG ATTAATTCAGGTTCCTCCGAGGCAGAGGAAGAGAACGATCCAGATGGCTGCTATGCGTTCAGGAGGAAAGCCGGCTGTCATTACTACGCC TCCAATCCTGGCCAGAGTGGCAGCTGGCCGTGGGTAAGTCCGCTGGAGGGCGGGCTGGGTCACCCAAGCTTCCGCTACTGTCTGACCTCGCTTAGCGCGCCGCCACGCTGCATCGGTCTGGCTCGACGGCGCTTGGGCCGAGGTGGCAG ATTCTTGTTGGACCGAGCGCATGCGGACCTCTGCCAGAACCTGGACTCCGACCCAAAACCAGAATCGCTCACCTCGTCACTTCCAAGCTCTCCACTCCGCAACTCCAGTACCTCAGAAACCAATACCTCGGACCTGATCGGCTCTTCCCGACCCGTCTCCTCCGTCTCCTCAGCATCACAACATCCGCTgtcgtcatcgtcatcgtcacCCGCCATGGCCACGGACCTTGGCCGCATTCTTTTGAACATTAAATCTTGCCGCTGGAGGCATTTCAGACCGCGGACGCTATCCCGCCACCTTTTGCTTGGAGGAGACTCCCCTCCTAAAGGTTGTGGAGATTTCAGTCGGACGGTGACGGGACTTACTCGGACACTGTCTGGGGGATCCTGCCTGCAGAACCGCACTTGCGCTCCTGTCAACT TGTTGACGGTGGAGCAGTACCAGCAGCACCAAGAACAGTTGGCTGTCATGCAGAAGCAGCAGTTGGAGCAGagccaacagcagcagcagcaacagccgCCACCACAACCGCCGCAGCAGCCGCCGCCGCAACACGCCAACAACTCCATGAGCGCCGCCAACCCGCTG ATCCTGGTGTCCAAGACGTTGGACCAGGCCAGCGCCCAGTTCGCCGCCTCAGCTCTTGTCACCGCTGACCAGCTGCTGGCATTCAAGTCCAAAGAGGAGCTGGTGTTGGCGAGCGGCGTCAACGGTGTCCTGGGGAACGCAG CGGTCTTCAAAGGTCTGCACTTGTCCAATGCCACCACCCCGCCCGTCACCCCCGCTTTCCTCCAGACCTCCCCCCAGCTGGCCGCCCCTCCACCCGCCAACGCCGTCCCCGCCGTCTCACTCTCCTCCGTCCCGGCACTCGGCCTCCTCGGGTGCAACGCCGCCACCCCCGCCTCCACTCAGGTCCTCATCGGGAACAACATCTGTCTGAGCGTCCCCTCGGCCCCCGCCCTGGCCGGGCGCCACCTGCCCCGCACCCTGGCCGGGGTGCCGCCCTCTGCCTTAAAACTGTCCACCGGCACCAACCTGCAGAAGCCCAAAGTGTCCGCAACGCCGCCCATGGACATGAACTCCAG GGACAACCACGAGGAGGACAAGCCGTCCCTGAGCAGTATAACAGACAAcacggtggccatggaagtgACGTAG
- the LOC131108924 gene encoding enhancer of polycomb homolog 1-like isoform X3: MVIPVPEAECNITHYESLYPGDFNMPKQLIHIQPFSLDTEQPDYDLDSGDETFVNKLKKKMEITALQFEGMIDRLEKGSGQQFVSLQEAKLLLKEDDELIKEVFDYWSRKRKVCKGGTFLPVVKQEKRDGSSTSDPYVAFRRRTEKMQTRKNRKNDEASYEKMLKLRRDLSRAVTILEMIKRREKSKRELLHLTLEIVEKRNTMPDFGSEVMAEALAQQALVKPIYTIPIIPSANQYRHQDHLDMDYKKQDKTEVVRTKRKYEKKPKIPPMSAPHHTGPSVFNLKDLNQYDFPSSDEEPFSQINSGSSEAEEENDPDGCYAFRRKAGCHYYASNPGQSGSWPWVSPLEGGLGHPSFRYCLTSLSAPPRCIGLARRRLGRGGRFLLDRAHADLCQNLDSDPKPESLTSSLPSSPLRNSSTSETNTSDLIGSSRPVSSVSSASQHPLSSSSSSPAMATDLGRILLNIKSCRWRHFRPRTLSRHLLLGGDSPPKGCGDFSRTVTGLTRTLSGGSCLQNRTCAPVNLLTVEQYQQHQEQLAVMQKQQLEQSQQQQQQQPPPQPPQQPPPQHANNSMSAANPLILVSKTLDQASAQFAASALVTADQLLAFKSKEELVLASGVNGVLGNAAVFKGLHLSNATTPPVTPAFLQTSPQLAAPPPANAVPAVSLSSVPALGLLGCNAATPASTQVLIGNNICLSVPSAPALAGRHLPRTLAGVPPSALKLSTGTNLQKPKVSATPPMDMNSRDNHEEDKPSLSSITDNTVAMEVT, encoded by the exons ATGGTCATCCCCGTGCCGGAGGCCGAATGCAACATCACGCACTACGAGTCCCTGTACCCGGGGGATTTCAATATGCCAAAGCAGCTTATTCACATACAGC CTTTCAGTCTGGACACAGAGCAGCCAGACTACGACCTAGATTCAGGGGACGAGACTTTTGTGAATAAgctgaaaaagaaaatggaaaTCACGGCGCTGCAGTTTGAGGGGATGATAGACCGCCTGGAGAAAGGCAGCGGGCAGCAG TTCGTCAGTCTCCAGGAGGCCAAACTGCTGCTGAAGGAGGACGACGAGCTCATCAAGGAGGTGTTTGACTACTGGAGCCGGAAGAGGAAGGTGTGCAAGGGCGGCACCTTCCTCCCTGTCGTCAAGCAGGAGAAGCGGGACGGCTCCAGCACCAGCGACCCATACGTGGCCTTTCGCAGACGGACGGAGAAGATGCAGACCAGGAAG AACCGCAAGAATGACGAGGCTTCGTACGAGAAGATGCTGAAGCTTCGCCGGGACCTCAGTCGAGCTGTCACCATCCTGGAGATGATCAAGAGGAGGGAGAAAAGCAAGAGAGAACTGCTGCACCTCACCCTGGAGATTGTAGAGAAGCG AAACACAATGCCCGACTTTGGCAGCGAGGTGATGGCAGAGGCGCTTGCCCAGCAGGCTCTGGTGAAGCCCATCTACACCATCCCCATCATTCCCAGTGCCAACCAGTACCGACACCAGGACCACTTGGACATGGACTACAAGAAG CAGGACAAGACGGAGGTGGTGCGAACCAAAAGGAAATACGAAAAGAAGCCCAAGATCCCCCCTATGTCTGCGCCCCATCACACGGGACCTTCTGTGTTTAATCTCAAGGACCTCAACCAGTATGACTTCCCCAGCTCTGACGAAGAACCCTTCTCCCAG ATTAATTCAGGTTCCTCCGAGGCAGAGGAAGAGAACGATCCAGATGGCTGCTATGCGTTCAGGAGGAAAGCCGGCTGTCATTACTACGCC TCCAATCCTGGCCAGAGTGGCAGCTGGCCGTGGGTAAGTCCGCTGGAGGGCGGGCTGGGTCACCCAAGCTTCCGCTACTGTCTGACCTCGCTTAGCGCGCCGCCACGCTGCATCGGTCTGGCTCGACGGCGCTTGGGCCGAGGTGGCAG ATTCTTGTTGGACCGAGCGCATGCGGACCTCTGCCAGAACCTGGACTCCGACCCAAAACCAGAATCGCTCACCTCGTCACTTCCAAGCTCTCCACTCCGCAACTCCAGTACCTCAGAAACCAATACCTCGGACCTGATCGGCTCTTCCCGACCCGTCTCCTCCGTCTCCTCAGCATCACAACATCCGCTgtcgtcatcgtcatcgtcacCCGCCATGGCCACGGACCTTGGCCGCATTCTTTTGAACATTAAATCTTGCCGCTGGAGGCATTTCAGACCGCGGACGCTATCCCGCCACCTTTTGCTTGGAGGAGACTCCCCTCCTAAAGGTTGTGGAGATTTCAGTCGGACGGTGACGGGACTTACTCGGACACTGTCTGGGGGATCCTGCCTGCAGAACCGCACTTGCGCTCCTGTCAACT TGTTGACGGTGGAGCAGTACCAGCAGCACCAAGAACAGTTGGCTGTCATGCAGAAGCAGCAGTTGGAGCAGagccaacagcagcagcagcaacagccgCCACCACAACCGCCGCAGCAGCCGCCGCCGCAACACGCCAACAACTCCATGAGCGCCGCCAACCCGCTG ATCCTGGTGTCCAAGACGTTGGACCAGGCCAGCGCCCAGTTCGCCGCCTCAGCTCTTGTCACCGCTGACCAGCTGCTGGCATTCAAGTCCAAAGAGGAGCTGGTGTTGGCGAGCGGCGTCAACGGTGTCCTGGGGAACGCAG CGGTCTTCAAAGGTCTGCACTTGTCCAATGCCACCACCCCGCCCGTCACCCCCGCTTTCCTCCAGACCTCCCCCCAGCTGGCCGCCCCTCCACCCGCCAACGCCGTCCCCGCCGTCTCACTCTCCTCCGTCCCGGCACTCGGCCTCCTCGGGTGCAACGCCGCCACCCCCGCCTCCACTCAGGTCCTCATCGGGAACAACATCTGTCTGAGCGTCCCCTCGGCCCCCGCCCTGGCCGGGCGCCACCTGCCCCGCACCCTGGCCGGGGTGCCGCCCTCTGCCTTAAAACTGTCCACCGGCACCAACCTGCAGAAGCCCAAAGTGTCCGCAACGCCGCCCATGGACATGAACTCCAG GGACAACCACGAGGAGGACAAGCCGTCCCTGAGCAGTATAACAGACAAcacggtggccatggaagtgACGTAG